The following coding sequences lie in one Pseudomonas monsensis genomic window:
- a CDS encoding pyridoxal phosphate-dependent aminotransferase: MITSKLPNVGITIFTQMSQLAAQTGAINLSQGFPDFDGPQSLRDAVARHVASGHNQYSPMTGLPALRQQIAAKIARSYGVNVDADHEVTVTPGATQAIFCAIQAVIHSGDEVIVFDPCYDSYEPATELAGGRCVHVQLSPDDFSIDFDKLATALSPRTKMIVLNTPHNPSGALISRAELDQLAALIRGRDIYLISDEVYEHLVFDGVPHVSVLAHEELYQRAFVVSSFGKTYHVTGWKTGYVVAPPALTAELRKVHQYVSFCGVTPLQYALADYMAEHPEHVEELPGFYQAKRDLFCDLLAPSRFSFTRVTGTYFQLVDYSQIRPDLNDVEMAMWMTREHGVASIPVSVFYQNPPEGRRLVRLCFAKREETLREAAAKLCAI, from the coding sequence ATGATCACCAGTAAGCTGCCGAATGTCGGCATCACGATTTTCACGCAGATGTCTCAGCTCGCGGCGCAAACCGGGGCCATCAACCTTTCCCAGGGGTTCCCTGATTTCGACGGCCCGCAATCCCTGCGCGATGCGGTGGCTCGGCACGTTGCCAGCGGCCATAACCAGTATTCACCCATGACCGGTCTGCCGGCGTTGCGTCAGCAGATAGCTGCGAAGATTGCCCGCAGTTACGGGGTTAACGTCGATGCCGACCACGAAGTGACCGTCACACCGGGCGCGACCCAGGCGATCTTCTGTGCGATTCAGGCCGTTATCCACAGCGGCGACGAAGTCATCGTCTTCGATCCGTGCTACGACAGCTACGAACCGGCGACGGAACTGGCAGGTGGCCGTTGCGTGCATGTGCAGCTGAGTCCGGACGATTTCTCCATTGATTTCGACAAGCTCGCCACGGCCCTGAGTCCGCGCACGAAAATGATCGTTCTCAACACCCCGCACAACCCCAGCGGCGCGCTGATCAGCCGTGCCGAGCTCGACCAACTGGCGGCCCTGATCCGGGGGCGCGACATCTACCTGATCAGCGACGAAGTCTATGAACACCTGGTGTTCGACGGCGTGCCGCATGTCAGCGTACTGGCCCATGAGGAGCTGTATCAGCGCGCCTTCGTCGTCAGCTCGTTCGGCAAGACTTACCACGTGACCGGCTGGAAGACTGGCTATGTGGTCGCTCCCCCGGCGCTGACCGCCGAACTGCGCAAGGTGCACCAGTACGTCAGTTTCTGCGGTGTGACGCCGCTGCAATATGCCCTGGCCGATTACATGGCCGAGCATCCCGAGCACGTCGAGGAACTGCCGGGCTTCTATCAGGCCAAGCGCGATCTGTTCTGCGATCTGCTGGCGCCGTCGCGCTTCAGCTTTACCCGGGTCACCGGCACCTATTTTCAACTGGTCGATTACTCGCAGATCCGCCCCGACCTGAATGACGTCGAGATGGCCATGTGGATGACCCGCGAGCACGGTGTGGCGAGTATTCCAGTGTCGGTGTTCTACCAGAATCCACCCGAAGGCCGGCGCCTCGTGCGTCTGTGCTTCGCCAAACGCGAGGAGACGCTGCGCGAAGCAGCGGCAAAACTATGCGCGATCTGA
- the der gene encoding ribosome biogenesis GTPase Der, whose translation MVPVIALVGRPNVGKSTLFNRLTRTRDAIVGDLSGLTRDRQYGEAKWQGRSYILIDTGGISGDEHGMDEKMAEQSLLAIEEADVVLFLVDAKAGFTAADQMIAEHLRKRNKRSHVVANKVDNIDPEMARAEFAPLGMGHAIPIAGAHGRGITQLLEAALSDFPRDDDEPQEGEEEEIVAEGEEAKRIPGPSEKDGIKIAIIGRPNVGKSTLVNRMLGEDRVIVYDQPGTTRDSIYIPFERNEEKYTLIDTAGVRKRGKIHEEVEKFSVVKTLQAIKDANVVIFVMDAREGVVDHDLNLLGFALEAGRALVIAINKWDGMTPSERDFVKVELQRRLFFVDFADIHFISALHGTGVGNLYASVQNSFKSAVTRWPTSRLTQILEDAVSEHQPPMVNSRRIKLRYAHLGGANPPIIVIHGNQIEKVPKSYVRYLENTYRRVLKLVGTPIRIEFKGGENPYEGNKNTLTDRQVNKKRRLMSHNKKASKKRRDKK comes from the coding sequence ATGGTTCCCGTAATCGCCCTGGTGGGCCGACCGAACGTCGGCAAATCCACCTTGTTCAACCGCCTGACCAGGACTCGCGACGCTATTGTCGGCGACTTGTCCGGTCTGACCCGTGATCGCCAGTACGGTGAGGCCAAGTGGCAAGGGCGTTCCTACATTCTGATCGACACCGGCGGTATCTCCGGTGACGAACATGGTATGGACGAAAAAATGGCCGAGCAGTCGCTGCTGGCCATCGAAGAGGCAGATGTTGTTCTGTTCCTGGTAGATGCCAAGGCTGGTTTCACCGCCGCCGACCAGATGATCGCCGAACACCTGCGCAAACGTAACAAGCGTTCCCACGTGGTGGCCAACAAGGTCGACAACATCGACCCGGAAATGGCTCGCGCCGAGTTCGCCCCGCTGGGCATGGGCCACGCGATCCCGATCGCCGGTGCTCACGGCCGTGGTATCACGCAGTTGCTGGAAGCCGCTCTGAGCGATTTCCCGCGTGACGATGACGAGCCGCAGGAAGGCGAAGAGGAAGAGATCGTTGCCGAAGGCGAGGAAGCCAAGCGCATTCCTGGCCCGAGCGAAAAAGACGGGATCAAGATCGCCATCATCGGTCGTCCGAACGTGGGTAAATCGACCCTGGTCAACCGCATGCTCGGTGAAGACCGGGTGATCGTCTATGACCAGCCCGGCACCACCCGCGACAGTATCTACATCCCGTTCGAACGGAATGAAGAGAAGTACACGCTGATCGACACCGCCGGTGTGCGCAAGCGCGGCAAGATCCACGAAGAAGTCGAAAAATTCTCCGTGGTCAAAACCCTGCAGGCGATCAAAGACGCCAACGTGGTGATCTTCGTGATGGACGCCCGCGAAGGCGTGGTCGATCACGACCTCAACCTGCTGGGCTTCGCCCTTGAAGCCGGTCGAGCGCTGGTGATCGCGATCAACAAGTGGGACGGCATGACGCCGAGCGAGCGCGACTTTGTGAAGGTCGAGCTGCAGCGTCGCCTGTTCTTCGTCGACTTCGCCGACATCCACTTCATCTCGGCGCTGCACGGTACCGGCGTGGGCAACCTCTACGCTTCGGTGCAGAACTCGTTCAAGTCGGCGGTCACCCGCTGGCCGACCAGCCGCCTGACCCAGATCCTTGAAGATGCGGTCAGCGAGCACCAGCCGCCGATGGTCAACAGCCGTCGGATCAAGCTGCGTTACGCTCACCTGGGGGGGGCTAACCCGCCGATCATCGTGATCCACGGTAACCAGATCGAGAAAGTGCCGAAGTCCTACGTGCGCTATCTGGAAAACACCTACCGTCGTGTGCTGAAGCTGGTCGGTACGCCGATCCGCATCGAGTTCAAGGGTGGCGAGAACCCGTACGAAGGCAACAAGAACACGCTGACCGACCGTCAGGTCAACAAGAAGCGTCGTTTGATGTCGCACAACAAGAAAGCCAGCAAGAAGCGTCGCGACAAGAAGTAA